The region CCTGCCCGACAGCAGCATTGCCTTTCTCGCTTCAACCCGCCCCGCGGCCGATAACCTCTCGGCCACGATCACCGAGCCGGGGAGCTACGCGATCGGAGCGCCGCGATGAGCGATCGCTTTGCCGCCTTCGTGGCCCGCGCCCGCGCAGGCGGCGGGATGGTGCCGGTCACTCGGCAGGTCGTCCTGGACGGCGACACGCCGGTCACCGCGTTCGCCAAGCTGCACCGCGGGCCGTACGGGTTCCTGCTCGAGTCACTGGAGGGCGGCGAGCGGTGGGCCCGCTACACCTTCCTCGCGACAGACCCGCGCGAAGTGTTCCGCTACCGCGGCCGCGAGTGCTCCCGCTGGACGGCGAAAGGCGGCTGGCAACTCGATGCGGCCGATGTGGCCCCGCTCGAGCACCTGGGCTGCACCATGCGCCGCTACGCGCCGGTCGAGGTGCCCGGCCTGCCGCGGTTTACCGGCGGGGCCGTGGGTTACCTGGGCTACGACATCGTGCGCACGATCGAGTCGCTGCCCTCGCCGCCACCCGACGACCGCGACCTGCCCGACGCAATTCTCATGGTGGCCGACACGCTCCTCGTGCTCGACAATCTTTACAACCGTGCCACGGTGATCGCGAACGTCGAGGTCACGGCCGATACCGACACCGACGAGCTGCGCCGCCGCTTCGACGCCGCCGACGCGCGGATTGACGAGTGGCTCGCCCGGCTCGCCGCGCCCGCCGGGGTCGGACCGCTGCCGATGGATACGAACGTCGCGCTGCCCGCCGCCACCTCGCCCTACTCGGACGCGCGCTTTCAGGAGCACGTCCGGCGCATCAAGGAGTACATCGCCGCGGGCGACACCTTCCAGACGGTGCTCTCGCGCCGGCTGGACCTCGAGGCCCCCGATCCGTTTCTCACCTATCGCTATCTGCGCGCGCTCAACCCGGCGCCGTACCTCTACTATCTCCACTGCGACGACACATGCATCGTGGGCAGCTCGCCCGAGATCCTGGTGCGGGTGGAAGAGGGCGAGGTCACGGTGCGCCCCATCGCCGGCACCCGCCCGCGGGGCGAGACGCCGGAGCACGACGCGGCGCTCGCCGCCGAGCTGGAAGCCGACCCCAAAGAGCGCGCCGAGCATCTGATGCTGGTGGACCTCGGGCGGAACGATGTGGGGCGCGTGGCCGAATTCGGCACGGTGCGGCTCACGGCGTTCATGACGATCGAGCG is a window of Gemmatimonadales bacterium DNA encoding:
- the trpE gene encoding anthranilate synthase component I; amino-acid sequence: MSDRFAAFVARARAGGGMVPVTRQVVLDGDTPVTAFAKLHRGPYGFLLESLEGGERWARYTFLATDPREVFRYRGRECSRWTAKGGWQLDAADVAPLEHLGCTMRRYAPVEVPGLPRFTGGAVGYLGYDIVRTIESLPSPPPDDRDLPDAILMVADTLLVLDNLYNRATVIANVEVTADTDTDELRRRFDAADARIDEWLARLAAPAGVGPLPMDTNVALPAATSPYSDARFQEHVRRIKEYIAAGDTFQTVLSRRLDLEAPDPFLTYRYLRALNPAPYLYYLHCDDTCIVGSSPEILVRVEEGEVTVRPIAGTRPRGETPEHDAALAAELEADPKERAEHLMLVDLGRNDVGRVAEFGTVRLTAFMTIERYSHVMHLVSEVRGRLRAGLDAAAALAACFPAGTVSGAPKVRAMEIIDELEPVRRGPYAGAVGYVGWGAQVMDTAIALRTCVIRGGRAWVQAGAGIVADSDPLAEWRETEAKARAVILALALAGAHQRGVHEHGAR